The proteins below are encoded in one region of Paracoccus methylovorus:
- a CDS encoding ABC transporter ATP-binding protein, whose amino-acid sequence MLSVRGLTKSFGAKRVLDGVDLDLATGESLVVIGGSGTGKSVLLRCILGLETPDAGTILWQGAPLAQRRAEFMDHFGMLFQNAALFDSLPVWRNVAFRLLRTMPKAHARRIALEKLARVGLGPEVADLHPAELSGGMRKRAGLARAIAADPKVIFFDEPTTGLDPIRAAAINMLIRDIVDETGATAITITHDMSSVRSIADRVALLDRGRLRWQGTVDEMDRAGDDYLADFIAGRARPMAWGPG is encoded by the coding sequence ATGCTTTCGGTGCGCGGCCTGACAAAAAGCTTTGGCGCCAAGCGAGTGCTGGACGGGGTGGATCTGGACCTGGCGACGGGCGAAAGCCTTGTCGTGATCGGCGGTTCGGGCACCGGAAAATCGGTGCTCTTGCGCTGTATTCTGGGGCTGGAGACGCCCGACGCGGGCACGATCCTGTGGCAGGGTGCACCGCTCGCGCAGCGCCGGGCCGAGTTCATGGACCATTTCGGCATGCTGTTCCAGAATGCAGCGCTGTTCGACAGCCTGCCGGTCTGGCGCAACGTCGCCTTCCGGCTGCTGCGAACCATGCCAAAGGCGCATGCGCGCCGCATTGCCTTGGAAAAGCTGGCCCGCGTCGGGCTGGGTCCCGAGGTCGCGGACCTGCATCCGGCCGAGCTTTCGGGCGGGATGCGCAAGCGTGCCGGTCTTGCCCGGGCCATCGCCGCCGATCCGAAAGTGATCTTTTTCGACGAGCCGACGACAGGTCTGGACCCGATCCGGGCGGCGGCGATCAACATGCTGATCCGCGACATTGTCGATGAAACCGGTGCCACCGCCATCACCATCACCCATGACATGAGTTCGGTGCGCAGTATCGCCGACCGGGTGGCACTGCTGGATCGCGGCCGGCTGCGCTGGCAAGGGACCGTGGACGAGATGGACCGGGCCGGGGATGATTATCTGGCCGATTTCATCGCCGGCCGCGCCCGCCCGATGGCTTGGGGGCCGGGATGA
- a CDS encoding DUF6497 family protein yields MSRLTAIGFALMPPAALVGATGIAIAQGSTADILLPSGSVVRWQETRHDNAGGFGLTYRFRFVMPDLAQRVPVTSGPASDFVEDEMRGPIDIDTESGEITGAEPDDGLIDPATLDDMTQADLPPEADEEAADALVGAPVLPAAPDVLAQDPVHEDIVWLCENWALPRIATPAPRPSQIIISLADRETPFGSFDPEVVQIFEAFHLPPDRDTCEWEPW; encoded by the coding sequence ATGTCGAGACTTACCGCGATCGGCTTTGCGCTGATGCCTCCGGCCGCTTTGGTCGGGGCAACCGGCATTGCCATCGCGCAGGGGTCCACGGCCGACATTCTTCTTCCCTCGGGCTCCGTGGTGCGCTGGCAAGAGACGCGGCACGACAATGCCGGCGGGTTCGGCCTGACCTATCGGTTTCGTTTCGTCATGCCCGACCTGGCGCAGCGCGTCCCGGTAACCAGCGGCCCGGCTTCGGACTTTGTCGAGGACGAGATGCGGGGGCCGATCGACATCGACACCGAAAGTGGCGAAATCACCGGCGCCGAACCGGATGACGGCCTGATCGATCCCGCCACGCTGGACGATATGACGCAGGCGGACCTCCCCCCCGAGGCCGACGAGGAAGCAGCCGACGCGCTGGTCGGCGCCCCGGTTCTGCCCGCAGCGCCCGACGTGCTGGCTCAGGACCCGGTGCACGAGGATATCGTCTGGCTGTGCGAGAACTGGGCCCTGCCCCGCATCGCAACCCCCGCGCCACGACCCAGCCAGATCATCATCAGCCTGGCGGACCGCGAGACCCCCTTTGGCAGCTTCGACCCCGAGGTGGTTCAGATCTTCGAGGCATTCCACCTGCCGCCCGATCGCGACACCTGTGAGTGGGAACCGTGGTGA
- a CDS encoding GNAT family N-acetyltransferase has protein sequence MSCACGQNHNHAPPPVLGGEEIPLEQPLVSISGRLICKDAAQMLLAMDLLTEHARLSRAEPGNLRFDLEQAEDPLIWEVQELYASDHAFEAHRSRLKGSRWASESRGITRDLKRENVVPRIRPELRYDHQQITELLTCAFDGPAEARLLDALRAAGDLALSLVAEAAGTVVGHVALSPLRATGPALALAPLAAHPAVQSRGIGEALVRAALAAFEDHTIVVLGDPTYYVRFGFTPADLTSPYAGPNLMVLGPRLPAGSRITHAPAFAAL, from the coding sequence ATGAGTTGCGCCTGCGGACAGAATCACAACCACGCCCCCCCGCCCGTGTTGGGTGGCGAAGAGATCCCGCTTGAACAGCCGCTTGTCTCGATCAGCGGCCGGCTGATCTGCAAGGATGCGGCGCAGATGCTCTTGGCGATGGATCTGCTGACGGAACATGCGCGGCTCAGCCGGGCCGAGCCCGGCAACCTGCGGTTTGATCTTGAGCAGGCCGAGGATCCGCTGATCTGGGAGGTGCAGGAGCTTTATGCCAGCGATCATGCCTTCGAGGCGCATCGCAGCCGGCTGAAAGGCAGTCGCTGGGCAAGTGAAAGCCGGGGCATCACCCGCGACCTGAAACGCGAGAACGTCGTGCCCCGCATTCGTCCCGAACTGCGCTATGACCATCAGCAGATCACCGAACTGCTGACCTGCGCCTTCGATGGCCCCGCCGAGGCGCGCCTGCTGGACGCGCTGCGTGCCGCGGGCGATCTGGCACTGTCGCTGGTGGCCGAGGCCGCGGGCACCGTCGTCGGCCATGTCGCCCTGTCACCGCTGCGGGCCACGGGGCCGGCGCTGGCCTTGGCCCCGCTGGCCGCCCATCCTGCTGTCCAATCGCGGGGCATCGGCGAGGCGCTGGTGCGCGCCGCTCTGGCTGCGTTTGAAGATCACACCATCGTCGTGCTAGGCGATCCGACCTATTATGTTCGTTTCGGCTTTACGCCTGCCGATCTGACTTCGCCCTATGCCGGGCCGAACCTGATGGTGCTGGGGCCGCGACTGCCCGCCGGCAGCCGCATCACCCATGCGCCGGCCTTTGCGGCGCTCTGA
- a CDS encoding PhoH family protein, translating into MGLTPTHPATATPGETLLEFHDNRLLIDLCGPHDRHLARIEEALKVHILRRGNLLSVVGPVDAQAEAAQVLRALYARLEQGRPVEMAEVEAALRMGSETVTEGPTPAEQLEMFQTGPIELRTRKKTVEPRTDAQKEYVRALFANEMAFGIGPAGTGKTYLAVAVGVTMLIGGHVDRIILSRPAVEAGERLGFLPGDMKEKVDPYMQPLYDALNDFLPSKQMQKLMEEKRIEIAPLAFMRGRTLSNSFVVLDEAQNATTMQMKMFLTRLGEGSRMVVTGDRTQIDLPRGIHSGLVDAEKILKGIKGISFSYFTAKDVVRHSLVARIIEAYDAESEAALARGEVVDDRGPHNPRREPRLASRGPGDA; encoded by the coding sequence TTGGGTCTGACCCCTACGCATCCCGCGACCGCGACCCCCGGCGAAACCTTGCTGGAATTCCATGACAACAGGCTGTTGATCGATCTCTGCGGCCCGCATGACCGCCATCTGGCGCGGATCGAAGAGGCGCTGAAGGTGCATATCCTGCGACGCGGCAATCTGCTGTCCGTGGTGGGTCCGGTCGATGCTCAGGCCGAGGCGGCGCAGGTTTTGCGCGCGCTTTACGCAAGGTTGGAGCAGGGTCGTCCGGTCGAGATGGCCGAGGTCGAGGCCGCACTGCGCATGGGCAGCGAGACGGTGACCGAAGGTCCGACCCCGGCCGAGCAGTTGGAGATGTTCCAGACCGGTCCGATCGAACTGCGCACCCGCAAGAAGACCGTCGAGCCGCGCACCGATGCGCAAAAGGAATATGTCCGTGCGCTTTTTGCCAATGAGATGGCCTTTGGCATCGGTCCCGCCGGTACGGGCAAGACCTATCTGGCGGTGGCCGTGGGCGTGACCATGTTGATCGGCGGCCATGTGGACCGGATCATCCTGTCGCGCCCCGCGGTCGAGGCGGGTGAGCGGCTGGGTTTTCTGCCCGGCGACATGAAGGAAAAGGTCGATCCCTACATGCAGCCGCTTTATGATGCGCTGAATGACTTCCTGCCCAGCAAGCAGATGCAGAAGCTGATGGAGGAAAAGCGTATCGAGATCGCTCCGCTGGCCTTCATGCGCGGCCGCACGCTGTCGAACAGCTTTGTGGTGCTGGACGAGGCGCAAAATGCCACGACCATGCAGATGAAGATGTTCCTGACCCGGCTGGGCGAGGGGTCGCGCATGGTGGTGACCGGTGACCGCACCCAGATCGACCTGCCGCGCGGCATCCATTCCGGTCTGGTCGACGCGGAAAAGATCCTCAAGGGTATCAAGGGCATCAGCTTCAGCTATTTCACCGCCAAGGACGTGGTGCGCCATTCGCTGGTCGCCCGTATCATCGAGGCTTACGACGCCGAATCCGAGGCGGCACTGGCGCGTGGCGAGGTCGTGGACGACCGTGGCCCGCATAACCCGCGCCGCGAACCACGACTGGCCAGCAGAGGACCGGGCGATGCCTGA
- a CDS encoding CBS domain-containing protein, with protein sequence MSNDRSPDTPVSAEPASWADGTGGDGRDLPQSRGFLGRILGAFGGGESETDSAEARDKGPTAPSTSVLGMVNLRRMRVDDVAVPKVEIVAAPVTATLPELVEMFREHGFSRIPVFRGTLDSPLGLIHLKDLALKYGFGAKAPVKFALRPMLRPLLYVPPSMPIGVLLQQMQQKRIHMALVIDEYGGVDGLVTIEDLIEQVIGEIEDEHDEIEGGLVIQEKPGQWLIQARTPLEDVEAQTGLRLATDEEEDEIDTLGGLIFMLTGRVPVRGEVIPHESGAEFEIIDADPRRVKRVRLRLPQQEAPPAENEG encoded by the coding sequence ATGAGTAACGATCGAAGTCCCGACACGCCCGTCTCTGCCGAACCTGCCTCATGGGCGGATGGCACGGGCGGCGACGGGCGTGACCTGCCGCAATCGCGCGGCTTTCTGGGGCGCATTCTTGGCGCATTCGGCGGCGGCGAGTCCGAAACGGATAGCGCCGAGGCCCGTGACAAGGGGCCGACCGCACCCTCGACCAGTGTTCTCGGCATGGTCAATCTGCGCCGCATGCGCGTCGACGACGTTGCGGTGCCCAAGGTGGAAATCGTCGCCGCTCCGGTGACCGCCACCCTTCCGGAACTGGTCGAGATGTTCCGCGAACATGGTTTTTCCCGTATCCCGGTGTTTCGAGGCACGCTGGACAGCCCACTGGGGCTGATCCATCTTAAGGATCTGGCGCTGAAATACGGCTTTGGCGCCAAGGCTCCGGTCAAATTCGCCCTGCGCCCGATGCTGCGGCCTTTGCTTTATGTGCCCCCCTCGATGCCCATCGGCGTGCTTTTGCAGCAGATGCAGCAAAAGCGCATCCACATGGCGTTGGTCATCGATGAATATGGCGGCGTGGACGGGCTTGTCACCATCGAGGATCTGATCGAACAGGTCATCGGCGAGATCGAGGATGAGCATGACGAGATCGAGGGTGGTCTGGTCATCCAGGAAAAACCCGGCCAATGGTTGATCCAGGCCCGCACTCCGCTGGAGGATGTCGAGGCGCAGACCGGCCTGCGCCTTGCTACCGACGAGGAAGAAGATGAAATCGACACGCTCGGCGGATTGATCTTCATGTTGACTGGTCGCGTGCCGGTGCGCGGCGAGGTGATCCCCCATGAAAGCGGCGCCGAGTTCGAAATCATCGATGCCGATCCGCGCCGGGTCAAGCGGGTGCGCCTGCGGCTGCCCCAGCAAGAAGCGCCGCCAGCCGAAAACGAAGGCTAG
- a CDS encoding acyl-CoA carboxylase subunit beta, producing the protein MKDILGELESRRRDARLGGGQRRIDAQHARGKLTARERLELLLDEGSFEEFDMFVRHRSTDFGMEEDRPYGDGVVTGWGTINGRMVYVFSQDFTVFGGSLSETHAQKICKIMDMAVQNGAPVIGLNDSGGARIQEGVASLAGYADVFQRNIMASGVVPQISVIMGPCAGGAVYSPAMTDFIFMVKDTSYMFVTGPDVVKTVTNEVVTAEQLGGASTHTKKSSVADGAFENDVEAMSEIRRLVDFLPLNNREKAPTRPFFDDPARVEASLDTLIPDNPNQPYDMKELILKVSDEGDFYEIQKDFAGNIITGFIRIEGQTVGVVANQPMVLAGCLDIDSSRKAARFVRFCDAFEIPILTFVDVPGFLPGTGQEYGGVIKHGAKLLFAYGEATVPKVTVITRKAYGGAYDVMASKHLRGDFNYAWPTAEIAVMGAKGAVEILYRSELGDVDKIASRTKDYEDRFANPFVAAEKGFIDEVIQPRSTRRRIARAFASLRGKKLSNPWKKHDNIPL; encoded by the coding sequence ATGAAGGACATCCTCGGCGAACTGGAATCGCGCCGCCGCGATGCGCGGCTGGGCGGCGGGCAGCGGCGCATCGACGCACAACACGCGCGCGGCAAACTGACCGCGCGTGAACGGCTCGAACTGCTGCTGGACGAGGGTTCGTTCGAAGAGTTCGACATGTTCGTCCGCCATCGCTCGACCGATTTCGGCATGGAGGAAGACCGCCCCTATGGCGACGGCGTCGTCACCGGCTGGGGCACCATCAACGGCCGCATGGTCTATGTGTTCTCGCAGGACTTCACCGTCTTCGGCGGCTCGCTGTCGGAAACCCATGCGCAGAAGATCTGCAAGATCATGGACATGGCGGTGCAGAACGGCGCCCCTGTGATCGGGCTGAACGATTCGGGCGGCGCGCGGATTCAAGAGGGCGTAGCCTCGCTCGCGGGTTATGCGGATGTGTTCCAGCGCAACATCATGGCCTCTGGCGTGGTGCCGCAGATCTCGGTGATCATGGGACCTTGCGCGGGCGGCGCGGTCTATTCGCCGGCGATGACCGACTTCATCTTCATGGTCAAGGACACCAGCTATATGTTCGTGACCGGCCCGGATGTGGTCAAGACGGTGACGAACGAGGTGGTCACGGCCGAGCAACTGGGCGGGGCCTCGACCCACACCAAGAAAAGCTCGGTCGCCGACGGCGCCTTTGAAAACGATGTCGAGGCGATGTCGGAAATCCGTCGCCTTGTCGATTTCCTGCCGCTCAACAATCGTGAAAAGGCGCCGACCCGGCCCTTCTTCGACGATCCGGCCCGGGTCGAGGCAAGCCTGGACACGCTGATCCCCGACAACCCCAACCAGCCCTATGACATGAAGGAACTGATCCTGAAGGTCTCGGACGAGGGGGATTTCTACGAGATTCAAAAAGATTTCGCCGGCAATATCATCACCGGCTTCATCCGCATCGAAGGGCAGACCGTCGGTGTGGTCGCCAACCAGCCCATGGTCCTTGCCGGCTGCCTCGACATCGACAGCTCGCGTAAGGCCGCGCGTTTCGTCCGCTTCTGCGATGCGTTCGAAATTCCGATCCTGACCTTCGTGGACGTGCCCGGCTTCCTGCCCGGAACGGGACAAGAATATGGCGGCGTCATCAAGCATGGTGCGAAACTGCTGTTCGCCTACGGCGAGGCGACGGTGCCGAAAGTCACTGTCATCACCCGCAAGGCCTATGGCGGCGCCTATGACGTCATGGCGTCCAAGCACCTGCGTGGCGATTTCAACTATGCCTGGCCCACGGCGGAAATCGCGGTAATGGGCGCCAAGGGCGCGGTCGAGATCCTTTATCGCAGCGAATTGGGCGATGTCGACAAGATCGCCAGCCGCACCAAGGATTACGAGGACCGCTTTGCCAACCCCTTCGTCGCCGCCGAGAAAGGCTTTATCGACGAAGTGATCCAGCCACGTTCGACGCGCCGTCGCATCGCTCGGGCATTCGCGTCCCTGCGTGGCAAAAAATTGTCGAACCCGTGGAAGAAACACGACAACATCCCGCTGTAA
- a CDS encoding DUF4174 domain-containing protein: MMKLKRLIFLAMVPLIAAMGPRPQGEADGHRPFVRGEVPAARDEAAPFTHPKMQAGELTVLSADEADPAEFVWQARPVVIFANTAADPSFTEQLAILRRDPAPLLVRGVVVITDTDPAAASLWRRQLRPEGFSLVLIDKDGQVKQRKPSPRSVREITRAIDKFPLRLQEIGRAGLP; this comes from the coding sequence ATGATGAAACTGAAACGGTTGATTTTTCTGGCAATGGTGCCGCTGATTGCGGCCATGGGGCCCAGGCCCCAGGGCGAGGCCGACGGCCATCGTCCGTTTGTCCGCGGCGAAGTGCCCGCCGCGCGTGATGAGGCCGCACCGTTCACGCATCCCAAGATGCAGGCGGGCGAGTTGACGGTGCTGTCGGCTGACGAGGCTGATCCGGCGGAATTCGTCTGGCAGGCGCGGCCGGTGGTGATCTTTGCCAATACGGCGGCCGATCCGTCCTTTACCGAGCAACTGGCCATCCTGCGCCGCGATCCGGCGCCGCTGCTTGTCCGCGGCGTGGTGGTCATCACCGATACCGATCCTGCGGCTGCAAGCCTGTGGCGGCGGCAATTGCGCCCCGAGGGGTTTTCGCTGGTGCTGATCGACAAGGATGGCCAGGTCAAGCAGCGCAAGCCGTCGCCCCGATCCGTGCGCGAGATTACGCGGGCAATCGACAAGTTCCCGCTGCGTTTGCAGGAAATCGGTCGCGCCGGGTTGCCGTGA
- the ybeY gene encoding rRNA maturation RNase YbeY encodes MPDSAEASEEALEIVDIVLEDDRWEDAGLPAMAERAAHAIGEWLELGAFQIVVMGCDDARIAGLNAEFRGKPKPTNVLSWPSTEFEPRQPGTHPDPLEVEELGDIAISYDTCQREAEAQGKPFADHAMHLLVHAMLHLAGYDHIDDEDAETMEDTERSILGKLGIPDPYLEPDT; translated from the coding sequence ATGCCTGATAGTGCGGAGGCGTCGGAAGAGGCGCTGGAGATCGTCGATATCGTGCTGGAGGACGACCGCTGGGAGGATGCCGGCCTGCCCGCCATGGCCGAGCGCGCCGCCCATGCGATAGGCGAATGGCTGGAGCTGGGCGCATTCCAGATCGTGGTGATGGGGTGTGACGATGCGCGCATCGCCGGACTGAACGCCGAGTTTCGCGGCAAGCCAAAGCCGACCAACGTGCTGAGCTGGCCCTCGACCGAATTCGAGCCGCGCCAGCCCGGCACGCATCCCGATCCGCTGGAGGTGGAGGAGTTGGGAGATATCGCCATCTCCTACGACACCTGCCAGCGCGAGGCAGAGGCACAGGGTAAGCCCTTCGCCGATCACGCCATGCATCTTCTTGTTCATGCCATGCTGCATCTTGCCGGCTATGACCACATCGACGACGAGGATGCGGAAACCATGGAGGATACCGAGCGCTCGATCCTGGGCAAACTTGGTATCCCCGATCCTTATCTGGAACCTGACACATGA
- the alr gene encoding alanine racemase, whose translation MGLVIDLPAIAANWNALAARAPGARAAAVVKADAYGLGADRVAPALYAAGARDFFVALASEGRAIRPLLPDDAQIFVLSGHMEGADLSGLIPVLNSPEQFFRDRALRPKGPFGIQLDSGMNRLGLEAGEWAAIRTEALAAGPALVMSHLACADEPDHPANAQQLAAFRVMTEGVTAPRSLAATGGILLGPEYHFDLVRPGIGLYGGQPYTDARPVVLLALPVIQMREVKPGESVGYGYAWVAQRVSRVATVAAGYADGLARALAREGGLKLWAGDIAVPVIGRISMDLITVDVTDLPDVPATLEVLNPRQGVDDLAALSGTIGYEILTSLGRRYERTWL comes from the coding sequence ATGGGACTCGTGATTGATCTTCCGGCCATCGCGGCCAATTGGAATGCGCTTGCGGCAAGAGCGCCGGGCGCTCGGGCGGCGGCGGTTGTCAAGGCCGATGCCTATGGGTTGGGTGCAGACCGCGTGGCGCCGGCGCTTTATGCAGCGGGCGCGCGGGATTTCTTTGTCGCCCTTGCATCCGAGGGGCGGGCGATCCGGCCGCTTTTGCCTGACGATGCGCAGATTTTCGTGCTGTCGGGCCATATGGAGGGCGCAGATCTCTCTGGGCTGATCCCGGTGCTGAACAGCCCCGAGCAGTTTTTCCGCGACCGTGCCCTGCGGCCCAAGGGGCCATTCGGCATCCAGTTGGACAGCGGCATGAACCGGCTGGGGCTGGAGGCTGGCGAATGGGCGGCCATCCGCACCGAGGCGCTGGCGGCTGGTCCCGCGCTGGTCATGTCGCATCTGGCTTGCGCCGATGAGCCGGATCACCCGGCCAATGCCCAGCAACTGGCTGCTTTCCGGGTGATGACCGAGGGCGTGACCGCGCCGCGTTCGCTGGCGGCAACCGGGGGCATCTTGCTGGGGCCCGAATATCATTTCGATCTGGTTCGCCCGGGTATCGGACTTTATGGCGGCCAGCCCTATACTGATGCGCGCCCTGTGGTCTTGCTGGCTCTGCCGGTGATCCAGATGCGCGAGGTCAAGCCGGGCGAATCCGTGGGTTACGGCTATGCCTGGGTCGCGCAGCGTGTCTCGCGTGTGGCGACGGTGGCGGCGGGATATGCCGATGGGCTGGCGCGGGCACTGGCGCGTGAGGGCGGGCTGAAGCTTTGGGCCGGCGATATCGCAGTGCCGGTGATCGGCCGCATCTCGATGGACCTGATCACCGTCGATGTGACCGACCTGCCTGACGTGCCCGCGACACTGGAGGTCCTGAACCCGCGGCAGGGGGTTGACGATCTGGCGGCGCTTTCGGGCACGATCGGCTATGAGATCCTGACCTCGCTGGGACGGCGCTACGAGCGGACCTGGCTGTGA
- a CDS encoding acetyl-CoA carboxylase biotin carboxylase subunit, translated as MFKKILIANRGEIACRVIKTAKKMGIQTVAVYSDADRNALHVKMADEAVHIGPPPANQSYIVIDKIMEAIRQTGAEAVHPGYGFLSENMKFAEALEKEGVVFIGPPSPAIEAMGDKITSKKLAQEAGVSTVPGYMGLIADADEAVKISKEVGFPVMIKASAGGGGKGMRIAWNEQEAREGFESSKNEAANSFGDDRIFIEKFVTQPRHIEIQVLADKHGNCVYLHERECSIQRRNQKVIEEAPSPFLDEATRKAMGEQAVALAQAVNYTSAGTVEFIVDAQKNFYFLEMNTRLQVEHPVTELITGIDLVEQMIRVAAGEPLPFRQDDLKINGWAIESRLYAEDPYRGFLPSIGRLTRYRPPVETAAGPLQAADKWVPAHPGDKPRVAATGVRNDTGVYEGGEISMYYDPMIAKLCTWAPTRDDAIEQMRLALDEFEVEGIGHNLPFLSAVMDHPKFVSGDISTAFIAEEYPEGFLGAALPDAEITRVAASAAAMHRVAEIRRARISGRLDNHERHVGEHWVVFVAGKEVPVRITADKQGSTVEIDGRKLRVESDWLPGQSLARLAVDGAPLVMKVDRQPSGFRLRVRGADLKTYVRRPRAAELARLMPEKLPPDTSKFLLCPMPGLVVRINVEAGDEVQEGQALATVEAMKMENILRAERKSVVKSVNAKPGESLKVDDVIIEFE; from the coding sequence ATGTTCAAGAAAATCCTGATCGCCAATCGGGGCGAGATCGCCTGCCGGGTCATCAAGACCGCCAAGAAGATGGGCATCCAGACCGTCGCCGTCTATTCCGACGCCGACCGCAATGCGCTGCACGTCAAGATGGCGGACGAGGCGGTGCATATCGGCCCGCCCCCGGCCAACCAGTCCTATATCGTGATCGACAAGATCATGGAGGCGATCCGCCAGACCGGGGCCGAGGCGGTGCATCCCGGCTATGGCTTTTTGTCCGAGAACATGAAATTCGCCGAGGCGCTGGAAAAGGAAGGCGTCGTCTTTATCGGCCCGCCCTCGCCCGCCATCGAGGCCATGGGCGACAAGATCACCTCGAAGAAACTGGCGCAAGAGGCCGGTGTCAGCACGGTGCCCGGTTATATGGGCCTGATCGCGGACGCCGACGAGGCGGTCAAGATTTCGAAGGAAGTCGGCTTCCCGGTGATGATCAAGGCATCGGCCGGCGGCGGCGGCAAGGGCATGCGCATCGCCTGGAACGAGCAAGAGGCGCGCGAAGGCTTCGAATCCTCCAAGAACGAGGCCGCGAACAGTTTTGGCGACGACCGCATCTTTATCGAGAAGTTCGTCACCCAGCCCCGTCATATCGAAATTCAGGTGCTGGCCGACAAGCACGGCAATTGCGTCTATCTGCATGAACGCGAATGCTCGATCCAGCGCCGCAACCAAAAGGTGATCGAAGAGGCCCCCTCGCCCTTCCTGGACGAGGCGACCCGCAAGGCGATGGGAGAGCAGGCCGTGGCATTGGCCCAAGCCGTGAACTATACCAGCGCCGGCACGGTCGAGTTCATCGTCGATGCCCAGAAGAACTTCTATTTCCTGGAAATGAACACCCGGTTGCAGGTGGAGCACCCGGTGACCGAGCTGATCACCGGCATCGACCTTGTGGAACAGATGATCCGCGTCGCGGCGGGCGAGCCGCTGCCCTTCCGGCAGGACGACCTGAAGATCAACGGCTGGGCCATCGAAAGCCGGCTTTATGCCGAAGACCCCTATCGCGGCTTCCTGCCCTCGATCGGGCGGCTGACCCGCTATCGCCCGCCGGTCGAGACTGCGGCCGGCCCGTTGCAGGCGGCAGACAAATGGGTGCCTGCCCATCCCGGCGACAAGCCGCGCGTGGCTGCGACCGGGGTGCGTAACGATACCGGCGTCTATGAGGGCGGCGAGATCAGCATGTATTACGATCCGATGATCGCCAAGCTTTGTACCTGGGCACCGACCCGCGACGACGCCATCGAGCAGATGCGGCTGGCGCTGGACGAGTTCGAGGTCGAGGGCATCGGTCACAACCTGCCCTTCCTGTCGGCGGTGATGGACCATCCGAAATTCGTGTCGGGCGATATCTCGACCGCCTTCATCGCCGAAGAATATCCCGAGGGCTTTCTGGGCGCGGCCCTGCCGGACGCCGAGATCACCCGCGTCGCCGCCTCGGCGGCGGCCATGCATCGCGTGGCGGAAATCCGGCGCGCCCGCATCTCGGGCCGGCTGGACAACCATGAACGCCATGTCGGCGAGCATTGGGTCGTCTTCGTCGCCGGCAAAGAGGTCCCGGTGCGCATCACCGCCGATAAGCAAGGCTCGACCGTCGAAATCGACGGCCGCAAGCTGCGTGTCGAAAGCGACTGGCTGCCGGGGCAATCGCTCGCCCGGCTTGCGGTCGATGGTGCGCCCTTGGTGATGAAGGTCGATCGCCAGCCCTCGGGTTTCCGGTTGCGGGTCCGGGGTGCGGATCTGAAAACCTATGTCCGCCGGCCGCGCGCGGCTGAACTGGCGCGGCTGATGCCCGAGAAACTGCCGCCCGACACCTCGAAATTCCTGCTTTGCCCGATGCCAGGTCTTGTGGTGCGGATCAATGTTGAGGCCGGCGACGAGGTGCAGGAAGGACAGGCGCTGGCCACGGTCGAGGCGATGAAGATGGAAAACATCCTGCGCGCCGAACGCAAGAGCGTCGTGAAATCCGTCAATGCCAAGCCGGGCGAAAGCCTTAAGGTCGATGACGTAATCATCGAGTTCGAGTGA
- a CDS encoding MlaE family ABC transporter permease, whose translation MNPVRLTGRAVIGLTRATGRVAIFAAQGLARVGRHPRELARQIVQIGWLSLPVVGLTALFTGAALALQIHSGGERFQASDVVPAIVAIGMARELGPVLGGLMVAARVASAIAAELGTMRVTEQIDALVTLSTDPVGWLVSPRLWAALLCLPVLIGVGDIIGIMGGWLIGVQALGFNSTIYLSNSWAYLESWDVVSGLLKGVVFGLIVALSGCWFGMTAAGGAAGVGRATTNAVVAASVGILAANFALTGLFF comes from the coding sequence GTGAACCCAGTCCGGCTGACGGGCAGGGCGGTGATCGGGCTGACCCGCGCCACGGGGCGGGTTGCGATATTCGCCGCACAAGGGCTTGCCCGCGTCGGACGACATCCACGGGAACTGGCGCGGCAGATCGTCCAGATCGGCTGGCTGTCGCTGCCGGTGGTCGGGTTGACCGCGCTGTTTACAGGTGCGGCGCTGGCCTTGCAGATCCATTCGGGGGGTGAACGGTTTCAGGCCTCGGACGTAGTGCCCGCCATCGTTGCCATCGGCATGGCGCGCGAACTTGGCCCGGTGCTGGGCGGTCTGATGGTGGCTGCCCGTGTCGCCAGCGCCATTGCGGCGGAACTGGGCACCATGCGCGTGACCGAGCAGATCGATGCGCTGGTCACGCTTTCGACCGATCCGGTGGGCTGGCTGGTTTCGCCCCGGCTGTGGGCGGCGCTGCTTTGCCTGCCCGTGCTGATCGGCGTGGGCGATATCATCGGCATCATGGGCGGCTGGCTGATCGGGGTGCAGGCGCTGGGGTTCAACTCGACCATCTACCTGTCCAATTCCTGGGCCTATCTGGAAAGCTGGGACGTGGTGTCGGGCCTGCTCAAGGGCGTGGTATTCGGGCTGATCGTGGCGCTGTCGGGTTGCTGGTTCGGCATGACGGCTGCGGGCGGCGCGGCGGGCGTGGGACGCGCGACGACCAATGCCGTTGTTGCGGCCTCGGTCGGCATCCTTGCCGCCAATTTCGCGCTGACGGGGCTGTTCTTCTGA